One genomic window of Cydia splendana chromosome 16, ilCydSple1.2, whole genome shotgun sequence includes the following:
- the LOC134798255 gene encoding uncharacterized protein LOC134798255 has translation MSSSEASNDEVENVLVETLIPAKSKEKYLNVYDGFIKWKDQNNEKSFSEKVFLNYFNEIAKKLKPSSLWGIYSMLKTTMRAKHNIYLQDYFNLRVWLRKRSVGFKSSQSKILTQENIRKFIDEAPDAQYLAAKVALILGVCGQLRNIDLTCFNTNNIKIVDGLMIGVLNDAQNKTEKIFVIRDEFIPWVQKYQALRPPNLDTERFFLNLRDGYCTKQVIGRHKMGNLPKEIAAYLKLSHPERFTGHCFRRSANAIGAVVSNVDKSNKEQLRSTAQGEISDVLEFARRYRKGDSVEQDVFLEVEPVTGKSNIQAANKELLNEIKNKTEGIDEDTIDEVYVKAEPFDETIGDPINAFDTNDLTKSKPSASGRSSQLSDVVMEDCDDSLDMIRIMSDDLDRSTSLQALREESSQGTSSQNDTKITVAGKNITIIFKNCTNVGNVTVNVINK, from the exons ATGAGTTCCAGTGAAGCAAGTAACGACGAAGTGGAGAATGTTCTAGTAGAAACATTGATACCAGCGAAATCtaaagaaaaatatttgaatGTATACGATGGTTTTATCAAGTGGAAAGACCAAAACAATGAAAAATCTTTCTCTGAGAAAGTATTCTTGAATTACTTTAACGAAATTGCCAAGAAATTGAAACCGAGCAGTTTGTGGGGTATATATTCAATGTTGAAAACCACAATGCGTGCAAAGCACAACATTTATTTGCAGGACTATTTTAATCTTCGTGTGTGGCTGAGGAAACGCAGTGTTGGATTCAAAAGCAGTCAGTCTAAAATTTTGACTCAAGAGAATATAAGGAAATTTATAGACGAAGCCCCAGACGCGCAGTATTTAGCGGCAAAG GTGGCGCTTATCCTGGGTGTTTGCGGACAGCTGCGAAATATCGATTTAACCTGTTTTAACACTAACAACATAAAAATCGTCGACGGCTTAATGATTGGAGTATTGAATGATGCCCAGAACAAGACCGAAAAAATATTTGTCATTCGAGATGAATTCATTCCATGGGTGCAAAAATATCAGGCGTTGAGGCCTCCCAACTTAGACACGGAAAGATTCTTCTTGAACTTAAGAGATggttattgtacaaaacaagTAATTGGACGTCATAAAATGGGAAACTTGCCCAAAGAAATAGCTGCGTATTTAAAGTTGTCGCACCCGGAACGTTTTACTGGACACTGTTTCCGGCGATCGGCGAATGCTATCGGTGCGGTTGTAAGCAATGTAGACAAAAGTAACAAAGAACAACTTCGAAGCACAGCCCAGGGCGAGATTTCAGATGTATTGGAGTTCGCAAGGCGATACAGGAAAGGTGATTCCGTTGAGCAAGATGTATTTTTGGAAGTTGAACCTGTCACTGGTAAGAGTAATATTCAGGCTGCAAATAAGGAACTTTTGAAtgagattaaaaataaaaccgaAGGAATAGATGAAGATACTATCGATGAGGTTTATGTTAAAGCCGAACCGTTCGATGAAACCATCGGGGATCCTATAAATGCTTTTGATACAAACGATTTGACAAAATCCAAACCGTCTGCTTCTGGTAGGTCTTCCCAATTGTCCGATGTTGTTATGGAGGATTGTGATGATTCATTAGATATGATTCGCATCATGAGCGATGACTTGGACCGATCGACCAGCTTGCAAGCCCTTCGGGAGGAGTCATCACAAGGAACTTCTAGCCAGAATGATACAAAAATAACTGTAGCTGgaaaaaatataacaataatttttaaaaactgTACTAATGTCGGCAATGTAACTGTcaatgttattaataaatag